From Ramlibacter tataouinensis, the proteins below share one genomic window:
- a CDS encoding YybH family protein, which translates to MSTARPSMMASTAAGYAAATAGLPANGDVAELLQLSEESNAALLRGDADRYFALAPLADDFTLMSPFGGKPSRAKQVAEARQSLRQFFKDGTLSVELVQAYSAKDLVVLALIEWVRCAVGGLPAQDWQLRVTLVYRREHFAWRLAHRHADALGPGITLEHAAAIARGEYA; encoded by the coding sequence ATGTCAACTGCTAGACCTTCCATGATGGCGTCCACTGCCGCTGGCTATGCGGCGGCTACAGCTGGCTTGCCGGCGAACGGCGATGTCGCCGAGCTGCTGCAGCTTTCCGAGGAGTCCAATGCGGCCCTGCTGCGCGGCGATGCCGATCGCTATTTCGCGCTGGCGCCGTTGGCGGATGACTTCACCCTGATGTCGCCTTTCGGCGGCAAGCCATCACGCGCCAAGCAGGTTGCTGAGGCGCGGCAATCGCTGCGGCAGTTCTTCAAGGACGGGACCCTGTCGGTGGAGCTGGTCCAGGCGTACAGCGCGAAGGACCTGGTGGTGCTCGCGCTGATCGAATGGGTGCGCTGCGCTGTCGGCGGACTGCCCGCGCAAGACTGGCAACTGCGCGTCACGCTGGTGTACCGGCGCGAGCACTTTGCATGGCGGCTGGCGCACCGCCACGCCGACGCGCTCGGGCCCGGCATCACCCTGGAGCACGCGGCCGCAATCGCCCGGGGCGAGTACGCCTGA